One genomic region from Branchiostoma lanceolatum isolate klBraLanc5 chromosome 7, klBraLanc5.hap2, whole genome shotgun sequence encodes:
- the LOC136439287 gene encoding zinc finger CCCH domain-containing protein 18-like isoform X2 has translation MDAADNEGSQVSLGDEELGISDDNEDEVDEALLEEDPEDDSDVSDRELNSPDNVIENISDDSDQEADSSAVNGVSSQQQAPVVSQSFSDDDDDLDLEVREAEESGTHGERREEVESSNERRDVGAQDVGSSTSPSDLIDLAFSIPDQSDSSQVPVGRSDSTDQAPDQSENGGQKADQSAHGAVVEPSGVSIDQYACDSADQSGHDAADQSDNITAGRSEGTVADQSDGSRAEQSGVADQSDRVSADQSVGSTAKVLLNVDHVTADQSDAATPVLDEHEAELDYDEDVEDHTSVHGGEEPDQPEPDTSDKLGQDDKEEGEGEKKEATDNGEKSEEGEDDDDGELGEDDDLEEGEVKDPSGRKPMQRSLCRFYVKGNCTWGASCRFLHPGINDKGAYSMIDRYQNQFGGPGILGPHPMGPNMWAGPAHAEEDLPPPPIAEPPVESAWERGLRHAKELRKKAMQRKEQDEDFEDKRMNLSIPEEEFDNNKENDFFRRQASRTEGGPFGFQEEEQDFPFEPPPPDQYWQPGQYENFSVRWTREPEPHYTVHRAAEPSPTGGKQRQERMREREREREMRMRERERADRERMRDRRRDRRPRSMSPPERRGPRPPVAQRPPRRPRDDRQERPRQDGRPDRPDRPNRPDRPPRSEATAPRVRADEWKDPWRRSKSPKGRRASPRRSRSRGRRRRRSSSRRSSVSYSGSSSLSSRSRSSSYSSYSSRSSSGSSYRSGRSSSRSLSPSPERKTSQSPKKKEGAEKEGTAEKKPPTVAKKEVLSEKTSKAPSQKTKEKAPNQKKAPEPSTKKPAEAKSGAKPASSTKKAADAASRGGKPVAKEAAGKAPSGDKPKAPERKSLKDKPASPKKDRTSRSPSLSDTNSEDSLSPSLSDSDSELSRSLSRTPSRSGSESRSSLSRSRSRSRSVSASSVSSRSSSLSSSISSISADSENLYGNMASPVSSASSRSPSPSKKKEDKPKKPPAKPAPKSRPPGPPHPSRQRPPPPSGDVRGRRPQGPPQRHPPPPNDRRRPDPPRPDMDRRREEERRRREEDGRRREEERRREDEKKREEERRREEMRRDEEEKRKASAKSSSQAAQNKGPAMKYSAHKPIKLTLLNKPAAEKPPESKKRAAPEKEKSPPAKKARPAPTPSPIKTAERRPSAGSRPEAKRPLTPPGEPPSPKEPRRQPPAPKAAPAGKPAAKPPAEKPVEKKSTLSRREELLKQLKAVEDAIARKRKKMQ, from the exons ATGGATGCAGCTGACAATGAAGGTTCCCAGGTGAGTCTGGGCGACGAAGAGCTCGGCATTTCAGATGACAATGAAGATGAGGTTGACGAGGCCTTACTGGAAGAGGACCCTGAAGATGACAGTGATGTTTCAGACAGAGAACTGAACTCACCAGACAACGTCATTGAGAACATTTCTGATGATTCGGATCAGGAGGCGGATAGCAGTGCTGTGAACGGTGTAAGCTCACAACAGCAGGCCCCCGTGGTGTCACAGTCATtcagcgatgatgatgatgaccttgATCTTGAGGTCCGAGAAGCAGAAGAAAGCGGGACACACGGCGAGAGGAGGGAGGAGGTAGAGAGTAGCAATGAGAGGCGAGATGTAGGTGCCCAGGATGTAGGAAGTTCCACCAGTCCAAGTGATCTGATAGATCTGGCCTTTAGTATACCTGACCAGTCAGATTCAAGCCAGGTGCCAGTTGGTCGATCAGATTCCACAGACCAGGCTCCTGACCAGTCTGAAAATGGGGGCCAAAAAGCTGACCAGTCAGCTCATGGGGCTGTAGTTGAACCATCAGGTGTTAGCATAGACCAATATGCTTGTGATTCAGCTGACCAATCAGGCCATGATGCTGCTGACCAATCGGACAACATCACTGCTGGTCGGTCAGAAGGTACTGTAGCTGACCAATCAGATGGTAGCAGGGCAGAGCAGTCAGGTGTGGCTGACCAATCAGATCGGGTCTCAGCCGACCAATCAGTGGGCAGCACTGCAAAAGTGTTGTTGAATGTGGACCATGTGACTGCTGACCAGTCTGATGCAGCGACGCCTGTGTTAGACGAACATGAAGCTGAGCTAGACTATGATGAGGATGTGGAGGATCATACGTCGGTCCATGGGGGTGAGGAACCAGACCAACCAGAACCAGACACATCTGACAAACTGGGTCAGGATGACAAAGAGGAAGGAGAGGGGGAGAAGAAG GAGGCCACTGACAATGGGGAGAAGAGTGAGGaaggtgaagatgatgatgatggtgaacTTGGAGAG gATGATGACCTGGAAGAAGGAGAAGTGAAGGATCCATCAGGAAGGAAACCCATGCAGCGCTCATTGTGTAGATTTTATGTCAAAG GCAACTGTACTTGGGGAGCATCATGTAGATTTCTGCATCCAGGTATAAATGACAAAG GTGCCTACTCCATGATTGACAGGTACCAGAACCAGTTTGGTGGGCCAGGCATTCTGGGCCCCCACCCCATGGGGCCCAATATGTGG GCTGGTCCAGCTCATGCAGAGGAGGACCTCCCTCCCCCACCCATTGCTGAACCTCCTGTAGAGTCTGCCTGGGAGAGGGGGCTTAGGCATGCTAAAGAG CTTCGCAAGAAAGCCATGCAGCGTAAGGAACAGGATGAAGACTTTGAGGACAAGCGCATGAACCTGTCCATCCCTGAAGAGGAATTTGACAACAACAAGGAGAATGACTTCTTCAGGAGACAGGCCAGCAGGACAGAAGGAGGGCCTTTTGG GTTCCAAGAAGAAGAGCAAGATTTCCCGTTTGAGCCGCCGCCTCCAGATCAGTACTGGCAGCCCGGTCAGTACGAGAACTTCAGCGTACGCTGGACCCGGGAGCCTGAGCCCCACTACACTGTGCATAGG GCGGCGGAACCCTCACCAACAGGAGGGAAACAAAGACAG GAACGAATgcgagagagggagagagaaagagagatgaGAATGAGGGAACGTGAGAGAGCAGACAGGGAAAGAATGAGGGATCGAAGAAGGGACCGGCGGCCCAGATCTATGTCCCCTCCTGAAAG AAGAGGCCCCAGACCTCCAGTGGCTCAAAG ACCACCTCGCCGACCTAGAGACGACCGGCAAGAGCGGCCGAGACAAGACGGGAGACCAGACCGACCGGACAGGCCCAATCGTCCTGACCGTCCTCCGCGATCAGAGGCAACAGCGCCGCGGGTGCGAGCAGACGAGTGGAAAGATCCTTGGCGTAGGTCGAAGTCTCCGAAAGGTCGAAGGGCATCTCCTCGTCGCAGTCGGTCGCGGGGTCGCAGAAGAAGGCGGTCGTCGTCTCGAAGATCATCTGTGTCTTATTCTGGCTCTTCTAG CTTGTCCTCGCGTTCCCGGTCCTCCTCCTACTCCTCCTACTCGAGTCGTTCCTCCTCGGGAAGCTCGTACCGTTCTGGTCGCAGCAGTAGCCGCTCATTATCACCATCTCCGGAGAGGAAAACCAGCCAATCaccaaagaagaaagaagggGCAGAGAAAGAGGGGACCGCTGAGAAGAAACCACCAACAGTTGCTAA GAAGGAAGTTTTGTCAGAAAAGACGTCAAAGGCACCATCTCAGAAGACAAAAGAAAAGGCGCCAAA TCAAAAGAAGGCTCCTGAACCATCAACAAAGAAGCCTGCTGAAGCCAAGTCTGGGGCGAAGCCTGCCAGTTCCACCAAAAAG GCTGCGGATGCTGCCTCCAGGGGTGGAAAACCTGTGGCTAAAGAGGCAGCAGGGAAGGCACCTAGTGGAGACAAACCAAAG GCTCCAGAACGCAAGAGTCTGAAAGACAAGCCAGCCTCACCTAAAAA AGACAGAACGAGTCGGTCTCCCAGTCTCAGTGACACAAACAGCGAGGACAGCCTGTCGCCATCCCTGTCGGATTCTGACTCGGAGCTGTCCCGTTCCCTGTCCCGTACGCCATCACGGTCAGGTTCAGAGTCGAGATCCTCCCTCTCACGATCCAGATCTCGATCTCGCAG TGTGAGTGCCAGCAGTGTGTCGTCCAGGTCTAGCAGTCTGTCCAGCAGTATTTCCAGCATCAGTGCCGACTCAGAGAACCTGTACGGTAACATGGCTAGCCCAGTCTCATCAGCATCTTCACGCTCCCCGTCTCCAAGTAAGAAAAAAGAAG ATAAACCAAAGAAACCACCAGCCAAGCCAGCTCCTAAAAGCAGGCCTCCCGGGCCTCCACATCCCTCAAGACAGCGTCCACCCCCTCCATCGGGAGATGTTCGTGGACGCAGACCCCAGGGTCCCCCCCAAAGGCACCCCCCTCCGCCCAACGACAGGCGTAGACCAGACCCACCCAGACCAGACATGGACAGGAGGAGGGAGGAGGAGAGGAGAAGACGGGAGGAGGATGGGAGAAGAAGGGAAGAAGAGAGGCGGAGAGAGGACGAGAAGAAACGGGAGGAAGAACGCAGGAGGGAGGAAATGAGAAGGGATGAAGAGGAAAAGAGGAAAGCCTCTGCCAAATCGTCTTCACAAGCTGCACAGAACAAAGGCCCTGCCATGAAATACAGTGCCCACAAGCCTATAAAGTTAACACTTCTAAACAAG cCTGCTGCTGAGAAGCCACCAGAGAGTAAGAAACGTGCTGCACCAGAAAAGGAGAAATCACCCCCAGCCAAGAAGGCTCGACCAGCCCCAACCCCCTCACCCATCAAGACAG CAGAGAGACGGCCGAGTGCGGGAAGCCGACCGGAAGCCAAGCGACCACTCACACCACCAGGCGAGCCGCCCTCCCCGAAGGAGCCTCGAAGACAACCGCCTGCACCAAAGGCAGCTCCAGCAGGTAAGCCGGCAGCAAAACCACCCGCGGAGAAACCTGTGGAGAAGAAGAGCACCCTGTCCCGCAGAGAGGAGCTTCTGAAGCAGCTGAAGGCCGTAGAAGATGCCATCGCAAGGAAGAGAAAAAAGATGCAATAA
- the LOC136439287 gene encoding zinc finger CCCH domain-containing protein 18-like isoform X3: protein MDAADNEGSQVSLGDEELGISDDNEDEVDEALLEEDPEDDSDVSDRELNSPDNVIENISDDSDQEADSSAVNGVSSQQQAPVVSQSFSDDDDDLDLEVREAEESGTHGERREEVESSNERRDVGAQDVGSSTSPSDLIDLAFSIPDQSDSSQVPVGRSDSTDQAPDQSENGGQKADQSAHGAVVEPSGVSIDQYACDSADQSGHDAADQSDNITAGRSEGTVADQSDGSRAEQSGVADQSDRVSADQSVGSTAKVLLNVDHVTADQSDAATPVLDEHEAELDYDEDVEDHTSVHGGEEPDQPEPDTSDKLGQDDKEEGEGEKKEATDNGEKSEEGEDDDDGELGEDDDLEEGEVKDPSGRKPMQRSLCRFYVKGNCTWGASCRFLHPGINDKGAYSMIDRYQNQFGGPGILGPHPMGPNMWAGPAHAEEDLPPPPIAEPPVESAWERGLRHAKELRKKAMQRKEQDEDFEDKRMNLSIPEEEFDNNKENDFFRRQASRTEGGPFGFQEEEQDFPFEPPPPDQYWQPGQYENFSVRWTREPEPHYTVHRERMREREREREMRMRERERADRERMRDRRRDRRPRSMSPPERRGPRPPVAQRPPRRPRDDRQERPRQDGRPDRPDRPNRPDRPPRSEATAPRVRADEWKDPWRRSKSPKGRRASPRRSRSRGRRRRRSSSRRSSVSYSGSSSLSSRSRSSSYSSYSSRSSSGSSYRSGRSSSRSLSPSPERKTSQSPKKKEGAEKEGTAEKKPPTVAKKEVLSEKTSKAPSQKTKEKAPKTEAPKDKKPSQKKAPEPSTKKPAEAKSGAKPASSTKKAADAASRGGKPVAKEAAGKAPSGDKPKAPERKSLKDKPASPKKDRTSRSPSLSDTNSEDSLSPSLSDSDSELSRSLSRTPSRSGSESRSSLSRSRSRSRSVSASSVSSRSSSLSSSISSISADSENLYGNMASPVSSASSRSPSPSKKKEDKPKKPPAKPAPKSRPPGPPHPSRQRPPPPSGDVRGRRPQGPPQRHPPPPNDRRRPDPPRPDMDRRREEERRRREEDGRRREEERRREDEKKREEERRREEMRRDEEEKRKASAKSSSQAAQNKGPAMKYSAHKPIKLTLLNKPAAEKPPESKKRAAPEKEKSPPAKKARPAPTPSPIKTAERRPSAGSRPEAKRPLTPPGEPPSPKEPRRQPPAPKAAPAGKPAAKPPAEKPVEKKSTLSRREELLKQLKAVEDAIARKRKKMQ, encoded by the exons ATGGATGCAGCTGACAATGAAGGTTCCCAGGTGAGTCTGGGCGACGAAGAGCTCGGCATTTCAGATGACAATGAAGATGAGGTTGACGAGGCCTTACTGGAAGAGGACCCTGAAGATGACAGTGATGTTTCAGACAGAGAACTGAACTCACCAGACAACGTCATTGAGAACATTTCTGATGATTCGGATCAGGAGGCGGATAGCAGTGCTGTGAACGGTGTAAGCTCACAACAGCAGGCCCCCGTGGTGTCACAGTCATtcagcgatgatgatgatgaccttgATCTTGAGGTCCGAGAAGCAGAAGAAAGCGGGACACACGGCGAGAGGAGGGAGGAGGTAGAGAGTAGCAATGAGAGGCGAGATGTAGGTGCCCAGGATGTAGGAAGTTCCACCAGTCCAAGTGATCTGATAGATCTGGCCTTTAGTATACCTGACCAGTCAGATTCAAGCCAGGTGCCAGTTGGTCGATCAGATTCCACAGACCAGGCTCCTGACCAGTCTGAAAATGGGGGCCAAAAAGCTGACCAGTCAGCTCATGGGGCTGTAGTTGAACCATCAGGTGTTAGCATAGACCAATATGCTTGTGATTCAGCTGACCAATCAGGCCATGATGCTGCTGACCAATCGGACAACATCACTGCTGGTCGGTCAGAAGGTACTGTAGCTGACCAATCAGATGGTAGCAGGGCAGAGCAGTCAGGTGTGGCTGACCAATCAGATCGGGTCTCAGCCGACCAATCAGTGGGCAGCACTGCAAAAGTGTTGTTGAATGTGGACCATGTGACTGCTGACCAGTCTGATGCAGCGACGCCTGTGTTAGACGAACATGAAGCTGAGCTAGACTATGATGAGGATGTGGAGGATCATACGTCGGTCCATGGGGGTGAGGAACCAGACCAACCAGAACCAGACACATCTGACAAACTGGGTCAGGATGACAAAGAGGAAGGAGAGGGGGAGAAGAAG GAGGCCACTGACAATGGGGAGAAGAGTGAGGaaggtgaagatgatgatgatggtgaacTTGGAGAG gATGATGACCTGGAAGAAGGAGAAGTGAAGGATCCATCAGGAAGGAAACCCATGCAGCGCTCATTGTGTAGATTTTATGTCAAAG GCAACTGTACTTGGGGAGCATCATGTAGATTTCTGCATCCAGGTATAAATGACAAAG GTGCCTACTCCATGATTGACAGGTACCAGAACCAGTTTGGTGGGCCAGGCATTCTGGGCCCCCACCCCATGGGGCCCAATATGTGG GCTGGTCCAGCTCATGCAGAGGAGGACCTCCCTCCCCCACCCATTGCTGAACCTCCTGTAGAGTCTGCCTGGGAGAGGGGGCTTAGGCATGCTAAAGAG CTTCGCAAGAAAGCCATGCAGCGTAAGGAACAGGATGAAGACTTTGAGGACAAGCGCATGAACCTGTCCATCCCTGAAGAGGAATTTGACAACAACAAGGAGAATGACTTCTTCAGGAGACAGGCCAGCAGGACAGAAGGAGGGCCTTTTGG GTTCCAAGAAGAAGAGCAAGATTTCCCGTTTGAGCCGCCGCCTCCAGATCAGTACTGGCAGCCCGGTCAGTACGAGAACTTCAGCGTACGCTGGACCCGGGAGCCTGAGCCCCACTACACTGTGCATAGG GAACGAATgcgagagagggagagagaaagagagatgaGAATGAGGGAACGTGAGAGAGCAGACAGGGAAAGAATGAGGGATCGAAGAAGGGACCGGCGGCCCAGATCTATGTCCCCTCCTGAAAG AAGAGGCCCCAGACCTCCAGTGGCTCAAAG ACCACCTCGCCGACCTAGAGACGACCGGCAAGAGCGGCCGAGACAAGACGGGAGACCAGACCGACCGGACAGGCCCAATCGTCCTGACCGTCCTCCGCGATCAGAGGCAACAGCGCCGCGGGTGCGAGCAGACGAGTGGAAAGATCCTTGGCGTAGGTCGAAGTCTCCGAAAGGTCGAAGGGCATCTCCTCGTCGCAGTCGGTCGCGGGGTCGCAGAAGAAGGCGGTCGTCGTCTCGAAGATCATCTGTGTCTTATTCTGGCTCTTCTAG CTTGTCCTCGCGTTCCCGGTCCTCCTCCTACTCCTCCTACTCGAGTCGTTCCTCCTCGGGAAGCTCGTACCGTTCTGGTCGCAGCAGTAGCCGCTCATTATCACCATCTCCGGAGAGGAAAACCAGCCAATCaccaaagaagaaagaagggGCAGAGAAAGAGGGGACCGCTGAGAAGAAACCACCAACAGTTGCTAA GAAGGAAGTTTTGTCAGAAAAGACGTCAAAGGCACCATCTCAGAAGACAAAAGAAAAGGCGCCAAA AACTGAAGCaccaaaagacaaaaagccaAG TCAAAAGAAGGCTCCTGAACCATCAACAAAGAAGCCTGCTGAAGCCAAGTCTGGGGCGAAGCCTGCCAGTTCCACCAAAAAG GCTGCGGATGCTGCCTCCAGGGGTGGAAAACCTGTGGCTAAAGAGGCAGCAGGGAAGGCACCTAGTGGAGACAAACCAAAG GCTCCAGAACGCAAGAGTCTGAAAGACAAGCCAGCCTCACCTAAAAA AGACAGAACGAGTCGGTCTCCCAGTCTCAGTGACACAAACAGCGAGGACAGCCTGTCGCCATCCCTGTCGGATTCTGACTCGGAGCTGTCCCGTTCCCTGTCCCGTACGCCATCACGGTCAGGTTCAGAGTCGAGATCCTCCCTCTCACGATCCAGATCTCGATCTCGCAG TGTGAGTGCCAGCAGTGTGTCGTCCAGGTCTAGCAGTCTGTCCAGCAGTATTTCCAGCATCAGTGCCGACTCAGAGAACCTGTACGGTAACATGGCTAGCCCAGTCTCATCAGCATCTTCACGCTCCCCGTCTCCAAGTAAGAAAAAAGAAG ATAAACCAAAGAAACCACCAGCCAAGCCAGCTCCTAAAAGCAGGCCTCCCGGGCCTCCACATCCCTCAAGACAGCGTCCACCCCCTCCATCGGGAGATGTTCGTGGACGCAGACCCCAGGGTCCCCCCCAAAGGCACCCCCCTCCGCCCAACGACAGGCGTAGACCAGACCCACCCAGACCAGACATGGACAGGAGGAGGGAGGAGGAGAGGAGAAGACGGGAGGAGGATGGGAGAAGAAGGGAAGAAGAGAGGCGGAGAGAGGACGAGAAGAAACGGGAGGAAGAACGCAGGAGGGAGGAAATGAGAAGGGATGAAGAGGAAAAGAGGAAAGCCTCTGCCAAATCGTCTTCACAAGCTGCACAGAACAAAGGCCCTGCCATGAAATACAGTGCCCACAAGCCTATAAAGTTAACACTTCTAAACAAG cCTGCTGCTGAGAAGCCACCAGAGAGTAAGAAACGTGCTGCACCAGAAAAGGAGAAATCACCCCCAGCCAAGAAGGCTCGACCAGCCCCAACCCCCTCACCCATCAAGACAG CAGAGAGACGGCCGAGTGCGGGAAGCCGACCGGAAGCCAAGCGACCACTCACACCACCAGGCGAGCCGCCCTCCCCGAAGGAGCCTCGAAGACAACCGCCTGCACCAAAGGCAGCTCCAGCAGGTAAGCCGGCAGCAAAACCACCCGCGGAGAAACCTGTGGAGAAGAAGAGCACCCTGTCCCGCAGAGAGGAGCTTCTGAAGCAGCTGAAGGCCGTAGAAGATGCCATCGCAAGGAAGAGAAAAAAGATGCAATAA
- the LOC136439287 gene encoding zinc finger CCCH domain-containing protein 18-like isoform X4 yields the protein MDAADNEGSQVSLGDEELGISDDNEDEVDEALLEEDPEDDSDVSDRELNSPDNVIENISDDSDQEADSSAVNGVSSQQQAPVVSQSFSDDDDDLDLEVREAEESGTHGERREEVESSNERRDVGAQDVGSSTSPSDLIDLAFSIPDQSDSSQVPVGRSDSTDQAPDQSENGGQKADQSAHGAVVEPSGVSIDQYACDSADQSGHDAADQSDNITAGRSEGTVADQSDGSRAEQSGVADQSDRVSADQSVGSTAKVLLNVDHVTADQSDAATPVLDEHEAELDYDEDVEDHTSVHGGEEPDQPEPDTSDKLGQDDKEEGEGEKKEATDNGEKSEEGEDDDDGELGEDDDLEEGEVKDPSGRKPMQRSLCRFYVKGNCTWGASCRFLHPGINDKGAYSMIDRYQNQFGGPGILGPHPMGPNMWAGPAHAEEDLPPPPIAEPPVESAWERGLRHAKELRKKAMQRKEQDEDFEDKRMNLSIPEEEFDNNKENDFFRRQASRTEGGPFGFQEEEQDFPFEPPPPDQYWQPGQYENFSVRWTREPEPHYTVHRAAEPSPTGGKQRQERMREREREREMRMRERERADRERMRDRRRDRRPRSMSPPERRGPRPPVAQRPPRRPRDDRQERPRQDGRPDRPDRPNRPDRPPRSEATAPRVRADEWKDPWRRSKSPKGRRASPRRSRSRGRRRRRSSSRRSSVSYSGSSSLSSRSRSSSYSSYSSRSSSGSSYRSGRSSSRSLSPSPERKTSQSPKKKEGAEKEGTAEKKPPTVAKKEVLSEKTSKAPSQKTKEKAPKTEAPKDKKPSQKKAPEPSTKKPAEAKSGAKPASSTKKAPERKSLKDKPASPKKDRTSRSPSLSDTNSEDSLSPSLSDSDSELSRSLSRTPSRSGSESRSSLSRSRSRSRSVSASSVSSRSSSLSSSISSISADSENLYGNMASPVSSASSRSPSPSKKKEDKPKKPPAKPAPKSRPPGPPHPSRQRPPPPSGDVRGRRPQGPPQRHPPPPNDRRRPDPPRPDMDRRREEERRRREEDGRRREEERRREDEKKREEERRREEMRRDEEEKRKASAKSSSQAAQNKGPAMKYSAHKPIKLTLLNKPAAEKPPESKKRAAPEKEKSPPAKKARPAPTPSPIKTAERRPSAGSRPEAKRPLTPPGEPPSPKEPRRQPPAPKAAPAGKPAAKPPAEKPVEKKSTLSRREELLKQLKAVEDAIARKRKKMQ from the exons ATGGATGCAGCTGACAATGAAGGTTCCCAGGTGAGTCTGGGCGACGAAGAGCTCGGCATTTCAGATGACAATGAAGATGAGGTTGACGAGGCCTTACTGGAAGAGGACCCTGAAGATGACAGTGATGTTTCAGACAGAGAACTGAACTCACCAGACAACGTCATTGAGAACATTTCTGATGATTCGGATCAGGAGGCGGATAGCAGTGCTGTGAACGGTGTAAGCTCACAACAGCAGGCCCCCGTGGTGTCACAGTCATtcagcgatgatgatgatgaccttgATCTTGAGGTCCGAGAAGCAGAAGAAAGCGGGACACACGGCGAGAGGAGGGAGGAGGTAGAGAGTAGCAATGAGAGGCGAGATGTAGGTGCCCAGGATGTAGGAAGTTCCACCAGTCCAAGTGATCTGATAGATCTGGCCTTTAGTATACCTGACCAGTCAGATTCAAGCCAGGTGCCAGTTGGTCGATCAGATTCCACAGACCAGGCTCCTGACCAGTCTGAAAATGGGGGCCAAAAAGCTGACCAGTCAGCTCATGGGGCTGTAGTTGAACCATCAGGTGTTAGCATAGACCAATATGCTTGTGATTCAGCTGACCAATCAGGCCATGATGCTGCTGACCAATCGGACAACATCACTGCTGGTCGGTCAGAAGGTACTGTAGCTGACCAATCAGATGGTAGCAGGGCAGAGCAGTCAGGTGTGGCTGACCAATCAGATCGGGTCTCAGCCGACCAATCAGTGGGCAGCACTGCAAAAGTGTTGTTGAATGTGGACCATGTGACTGCTGACCAGTCTGATGCAGCGACGCCTGTGTTAGACGAACATGAAGCTGAGCTAGACTATGATGAGGATGTGGAGGATCATACGTCGGTCCATGGGGGTGAGGAACCAGACCAACCAGAACCAGACACATCTGACAAACTGGGTCAGGATGACAAAGAGGAAGGAGAGGGGGAGAAGAAG GAGGCCACTGACAATGGGGAGAAGAGTGAGGaaggtgaagatgatgatgatggtgaacTTGGAGAG gATGATGACCTGGAAGAAGGAGAAGTGAAGGATCCATCAGGAAGGAAACCCATGCAGCGCTCATTGTGTAGATTTTATGTCAAAG GCAACTGTACTTGGGGAGCATCATGTAGATTTCTGCATCCAGGTATAAATGACAAAG GTGCCTACTCCATGATTGACAGGTACCAGAACCAGTTTGGTGGGCCAGGCATTCTGGGCCCCCACCCCATGGGGCCCAATATGTGG GCTGGTCCAGCTCATGCAGAGGAGGACCTCCCTCCCCCACCCATTGCTGAACCTCCTGTAGAGTCTGCCTGGGAGAGGGGGCTTAGGCATGCTAAAGAG CTTCGCAAGAAAGCCATGCAGCGTAAGGAACAGGATGAAGACTTTGAGGACAAGCGCATGAACCTGTCCATCCCTGAAGAGGAATTTGACAACAACAAGGAGAATGACTTCTTCAGGAGACAGGCCAGCAGGACAGAAGGAGGGCCTTTTGG GTTCCAAGAAGAAGAGCAAGATTTCCCGTTTGAGCCGCCGCCTCCAGATCAGTACTGGCAGCCCGGTCAGTACGAGAACTTCAGCGTACGCTGGACCCGGGAGCCTGAGCCCCACTACACTGTGCATAGG GCGGCGGAACCCTCACCAACAGGAGGGAAACAAAGACAG GAACGAATgcgagagagggagagagaaagagagatgaGAATGAGGGAACGTGAGAGAGCAGACAGGGAAAGAATGAGGGATCGAAGAAGGGACCGGCGGCCCAGATCTATGTCCCCTCCTGAAAG AAGAGGCCCCAGACCTCCAGTGGCTCAAAG ACCACCTCGCCGACCTAGAGACGACCGGCAAGAGCGGCCGAGACAAGACGGGAGACCAGACCGACCGGACAGGCCCAATCGTCCTGACCGTCCTCCGCGATCAGAGGCAACAGCGCCGCGGGTGCGAGCAGACGAGTGGAAAGATCCTTGGCGTAGGTCGAAGTCTCCGAAAGGTCGAAGGGCATCTCCTCGTCGCAGTCGGTCGCGGGGTCGCAGAAGAAGGCGGTCGTCGTCTCGAAGATCATCTGTGTCTTATTCTGGCTCTTCTAG CTTGTCCTCGCGTTCCCGGTCCTCCTCCTACTCCTCCTACTCGAGTCGTTCCTCCTCGGGAAGCTCGTACCGTTCTGGTCGCAGCAGTAGCCGCTCATTATCACCATCTCCGGAGAGGAAAACCAGCCAATCaccaaagaagaaagaagggGCAGAGAAAGAGGGGACCGCTGAGAAGAAACCACCAACAGTTGCTAA GAAGGAAGTTTTGTCAGAAAAGACGTCAAAGGCACCATCTCAGAAGACAAAAGAAAAGGCGCCAAA AACTGAAGCaccaaaagacaaaaagccaAG TCAAAAGAAGGCTCCTGAACCATCAACAAAGAAGCCTGCTGAAGCCAAGTCTGGGGCGAAGCCTGCCAGTTCCACCAAAAAG GCTCCAGAACGCAAGAGTCTGAAAGACAAGCCAGCCTCACCTAAAAA AGACAGAACGAGTCGGTCTCCCAGTCTCAGTGACACAAACAGCGAGGACAGCCTGTCGCCATCCCTGTCGGATTCTGACTCGGAGCTGTCCCGTTCCCTGTCCCGTACGCCATCACGGTCAGGTTCAGAGTCGAGATCCTCCCTCTCACGATCCAGATCTCGATCTCGCAG TGTGAGTGCCAGCAGTGTGTCGTCCAGGTCTAGCAGTCTGTCCAGCAGTATTTCCAGCATCAGTGCCGACTCAGAGAACCTGTACGGTAACATGGCTAGCCCAGTCTCATCAGCATCTTCACGCTCCCCGTCTCCAAGTAAGAAAAAAGAAG ATAAACCAAAGAAACCACCAGCCAAGCCAGCTCCTAAAAGCAGGCCTCCCGGGCCTCCACATCCCTCAAGACAGCGTCCACCCCCTCCATCGGGAGATGTTCGTGGACGCAGACCCCAGGGTCCCCCCCAAAGGCACCCCCCTCCGCCCAACGACAGGCGTAGACCAGACCCACCCAGACCAGACATGGACAGGAGGAGGGAGGAGGAGAGGAGAAGACGGGAGGAGGATGGGAGAAGAAGGGAAGAAGAGAGGCGGAGAGAGGACGAGAAGAAACGGGAGGAAGAACGCAGGAGGGAGGAAATGAGAAGGGATGAAGAGGAAAAGAGGAAAGCCTCTGCCAAATCGTCTTCACAAGCTGCACAGAACAAAGGCCCTGCCATGAAATACAGTGCCCACAAGCCTATAAAGTTAACACTTCTAAACAAG cCTGCTGCTGAGAAGCCACCAGAGAGTAAGAAACGTGCTGCACCAGAAAAGGAGAAATCACCCCCAGCCAAGAAGGCTCGACCAGCCCCAACCCCCTCACCCATCAAGACAG CAGAGAGACGGCCGAGTGCGGGAAGCCGACCGGAAGCCAAGCGACCACTCACACCACCAGGCGAGCCGCCCTCCCCGAAGGAGCCTCGAAGACAACCGCCTGCACCAAAGGCAGCTCCAGCAGGTAAGCCGGCAGCAAAACCACCCGCGGAGAAACCTGTGGAGAAGAAGAGCACCCTGTCCCGCAGAGAGGAGCTTCTGAAGCAGCTGAAGGCCGTAGAAGATGCCATCGCAAGGAAGAGAAAAAAGATGCAATAA